A part of Paenibacillus sp. IHBB 10380 genomic DNA contains:
- a CDS encoding DUF3626 domain-containing protein — translation MKLSRSQLLALEHLTKYARSQKNEDERVIKEILQISNIAYKTFEDAVVKLKAHAKIALHFHPDRPDPTNMKSVAEALLEQGIYKSQFETLLSNGSVSAYPGGERDLWEKKIFGGAYHLKDSTNSQRPKYGALDLMLHPDGPAPRFGSCYFILSPEVSYRSTYTYLDSHQDPKEKGTYEEFNIILAALMKEAFFRNFAIGEKNMTLRKLIDHVLVNLERPFSDPTNKDPNRNLNHYIEAQVHGDISLKEDVKVLVADPSFKDTHIGRTLEKICLKYSIDLYWHMGFALWVDEVPADFRGPSMPSLAKRIARNDFIDVSMIGSAAMDLKRDPISWSDRGCYKEVLQELKLLWHVLVKYGKPLRNFKL, via the coding sequence ATGAAATTATCAAGGTCACAATTATTGGCTTTAGAGCATCTTACAAAGTACGCAAGAAGCCAAAAAAATGAAGATGAGCGAGTAATTAAGGAAATCCTTCAAATTTCTAATATCGCGTATAAAACATTTGAAGACGCCGTCGTTAAGTTAAAGGCGCACGCAAAGATTGCCCTACATTTTCATCCAGATAGACCAGATCCGACGAATATGAAAAGCGTTGCTGAAGCACTGCTTGAGCAGGGAATTTATAAAAGTCAGTTTGAGACATTATTATCTAATGGCAGCGTATCGGCTTACCCTGGCGGTGAACGAGACCTTTGGGAGAAGAAGATTTTTGGAGGAGCATATCACCTAAAGGACTCAACCAATAGCCAACGACCCAAGTATGGCGCACTAGATTTGATGTTACATCCAGATGGACCAGCTCCACGCTTTGGATCATGCTATTTCATTCTATCCCCGGAGGTCTCATATCGTAGCACATACACTTATTTGGATTCGCATCAAGATCCGAAGGAAAAGGGTACTTATGAGGAGTTCAATATCATTTTGGCGGCCCTCATGAAGGAGGCATTCTTTAGAAATTTCGCTATCGGTGAAAAAAATATGACGCTACGAAAATTAATCGATCATGTCCTGGTTAATCTAGAGAGACCATTCTCGGATCCTACAAACAAAGATCCAAACCGCAATCTTAACCACTATATTGAAGCTCAGGTTCATGGTGATATTTCTCTTAAAGAAGACGTCAAAGTGCTTGTTGCAGATCCTTCATTCAAGGACACTCATATAGGCAGGACCTTAGAGAAAATATGTCTAAAGTATTCAATAGATCTCTATTGGCACATGGGCTTTGCGCTTTGGGTAGACGAGGTTCCTGCGGATTTTAGAGGTCCATCGATGCCTTCCTTGGCCAAACGCATTGCAAGAAATGATTTTATCGATGTGAGCATGATTGGATCTGCTGCAATGGACTTGAAACGCGATCCAATTTCTTGGAGTGATCGTGGATGCTATAAGGAAGTACTTCAGGAATTAAAACTATTGTGGCATGTTTTAGTGAAATATGGAAAGCCACTTCGAAATTTTAAACTATAA
- a CDS encoding AAC(3) family N-acetyltransferase translates to MLDGKEQWATYDDINNESDDFDKIFYDFKSKTNLVKEGLVGEVVSYLIPQKKMIDYALGWMNQNRR, encoded by the coding sequence ATGCTGGATGGAAAAGAACAATGGGCTACATATGATGATATTAATAATGAATCTGATGATTTTGACAAGATTTTTTATGATTTCAAATCCAAAACTAATTTGGTTAAAGAGGGACTGGTGGGAGAGGTCGTGAGTTACTTAATACCACAGAAAAAAATGATCGATTACGCCTTAGGATGGATGAACCAGAATAGAAGATAG